The following coding sequences lie in one Microvirga sp. 17 mud 1-3 genomic window:
- a CDS encoding ABC transporter ATP-binding protein translates to MSPPLLDVEGLTASYGRAQVLFGLSFQLRSGEVTALIGRNGAGKTTTLKAILGLVPAAAGRLTFLDRPILGLPPYRIARLGLGYVPEDRRIFTDLTVEENLGVGRRPGRAGRSPWTPERLFRLFPNLAAMRGRRGNEMSGGEQQMLSIARTLMGNPEAILLDEPSEGIAPVLVQALAEAIRAMKAEGVSILLSEQNWAFAASVSDRACVIERGEMRFQGPMADFLGDERLRAETLGV, encoded by the coding sequence ATGAGCCCGCCCCTGCTGGATGTGGAAGGGCTGACCGCCTCCTATGGACGCGCCCAGGTGCTGTTCGGGCTCTCGTTCCAGCTGCGCTCCGGCGAGGTGACGGCCCTGATCGGCCGCAACGGCGCCGGAAAGACCACCACGCTCAAGGCCATTCTCGGCCTCGTGCCGGCCGCGGCCGGGCGCCTCACCTTCCTGGACCGCCCGATCCTGGGACTGCCCCCTTACAGGATCGCCCGTCTCGGGCTCGGCTACGTGCCGGAGGACCGGCGCATCTTCACCGACCTGACCGTTGAGGAGAACCTGGGGGTCGGCCGCCGCCCGGGCCGCGCCGGACGTTCCCCCTGGACGCCGGAGCGGCTCTTCCGCCTTTTCCCGAACCTGGCGGCCATGCGCGGGCGGCGTGGCAACGAGATGTCGGGGGGCGAGCAGCAGATGCTGTCCATCGCCCGGACACTCATGGGCAATCCGGAAGCCATCCTGCTCGACGAGCCCTCCGAGGGCATCGCCCCGGTCCTGGTTCAGGCCCTGGCCGAGGCGATCCGGGCCATGAAGGCGGAGGGCGTCTCGATCCTCCTTTCCGAGCAGAACTGGGCCTTTGCGGCGTCCGTGTCCGACAGGGCCTGCGTCATCGAGCGCGGCGAGATGCGCTTTCAGGGCCCGATGGCGGACTTCCTCGGCGACGAGAGGCTGAGGGCCGAGACCCTGGGGGTCTGA
- a CDS encoding 2Fe-2S iron-sulfur cluster-binding protein, which translates to MGVIHVTDRSGQRHTLEAAEGWRVMEIIRDWGLPIEGLCGGACECATCHVFVAEEWLPKLYPPTEEEENQLDTVVTQPNSRLSCQILWTPELDGLEVTLAPTGS; encoded by the coding sequence ATGGGCGTCATCCACGTGACCGACCGCTCCGGCCAGCGCCACACCCTCGAAGCCGCCGAGGGCTGGCGCGTGATGGAAATCATCCGGGACTGGGGCCTTCCCATCGAGGGCCTCTGCGGCGGTGCGTGCGAATGCGCCACCTGCCATGTCTTCGTGGCTGAGGAGTGGCTTCCGAAACTCTATCCTCCGACCGAGGAGGAGGAGAACCAGCTGGACACGGTGGTGACCCAGCCGAATTCCCGCCTCTCCTGCCAGATCCTCTGGACCCCCGAGCTCGACGGCCTGGAAGTGACCCTGGCCCCCACCGGGAGCTGA
- a CDS encoding NAD(P)/FAD-dependent oxidoreductase: MTDNIETDVVIIGAGPVGLFAVFELGLLDIKCHVIDILPKVGGQCAELYPEKPIYDIPGFPMVTGQGLVDNLMAQIEPFHPTFHLNEMVESIESLGTPEAPLFRVKTSENETTFTCKAILIAAGGGSFQPKKPPIDNIEAFEGTGVFYAVRHMEMFRDKRILIVGGGDSALDWTVNLQPLAKRLTLLHRRDAFRAAPHTVEKMRSLVAGGDMDLHLGQVTTLKGKAPVLEGVTVRKDDGSTFDIDCDVMLPFFGLTMKLGPIADWGLNLHENLIPVDTEKFETNVPGIFAIGDINTYPGKLKLILSGFHEGALAAQKVHRYVYPEKKLLFQYTTSSTSLQKKLGVAA; the protein is encoded by the coding sequence ATGACCGACAATATCGAAACGGACGTCGTCATCATCGGTGCTGGGCCTGTCGGGCTCTTCGCCGTTTTCGAACTCGGGCTCCTCGACATCAAATGTCATGTGATCGACATCCTGCCCAAGGTGGGCGGCCAGTGCGCCGAGCTCTATCCCGAGAAGCCGATTTACGACATTCCGGGCTTTCCCATGGTCACCGGGCAGGGGCTCGTCGACAACCTGATGGCCCAGATCGAGCCGTTCCATCCCACCTTCCATCTCAACGAGATGGTGGAGAGCATCGAATCCCTGGGCACGCCCGAGGCGCCGCTCTTCCGCGTGAAGACCTCCGAGAACGAGACCACGTTCACCTGCAAGGCCATCCTGATCGCCGCAGGAGGCGGATCGTTCCAGCCGAAGAAGCCGCCTATCGACAATATCGAGGCTTTCGAGGGCACCGGCGTCTTCTATGCGGTGCGTCACATGGAGATGTTCCGCGACAAGCGGATCCTGATCGTCGGCGGCGGCGACTCGGCCCTCGACTGGACCGTGAACCTGCAGCCGCTCGCCAAGCGCCTTACCCTGCTTCATCGCCGCGATGCCTTCCGGGCGGCGCCTCACACGGTGGAGAAGATGCGCTCCCTGGTCGCCGGCGGCGACATGGATCTGCATCTCGGCCAGGTGACCACGCTCAAGGGCAAGGCTCCGGTGCTCGAAGGCGTCACGGTCCGCAAGGACGACGGATCGACCTTCGATATCGACTGCGACGTAATGCTGCCCTTCTTCGGGCTGACCATGAAGCTCGGCCCCATCGCCGATTGGGGCCTGAACCTTCACGAGAACCTGATCCCGGTCGATACGGAAAAGTTCGAGACCAATGTCCCGGGCATCTTCGCCATCGGCGACATCAACACCTATCCGGGCAAGCTGAAGCTCATCCTTTCCGGGTTCCACGAGGGCGCTCTCGCGGCCCAGAAGGTGCATCGCTACGTCTATCCGGAAAAGAAGCTCCTTTTCCAATACACCACCTCCTCCACGAGCCTGCAGAAGAAGCTCGGCGTCGCGGCCTGA
- a CDS encoding allantoate amidohydrolase — protein MTNAPDPILGRRAMAMLDALARHSDEPGRLTRLYLSKAHRAAAEETLGLMQQAGLRSHIDTLGSVVGRLEGSNPDAPALLIGSHIDTVIDAGRYDGTLGVVLGIVAVEALREAGIVPSCPIEVIAFGDEENARFPTNLSSSYALSGNYRSEWLDGVDQDGVTLRDALTGFGGDPARIGEIARDPKRYRGYLEVHIEQGPQLEAEGLPVGLVSAINGVSRARMSVIGEAGHAGTVPMTMRRDALAAAAEMIGAVERTGAIREDTVATVGVAKVQPGAINVIPARVDLTLDARSPDDAVRHAMVADILAECEAIAEKRGVTLSVEPFMDSPATPMDRALIGLLEESVRETGLPARHLASGAGHDAVAMAALCPVAMLFVRCKGGISHNPAESITVEDADVAARVLIETVRKIVA, from the coding sequence ATGACGAACGCTCCCGACCCGATCCTCGGCCGCCGCGCCATGGCGATGCTCGACGCTCTTGCCCGCCACAGCGACGAGCCCGGCCGCCTGACGCGCCTTTATCTCTCGAAGGCCCACCGGGCCGCCGCAGAAGAGACCCTTGGCCTCATGCAGCAGGCCGGGCTTCGCAGCCACATCGATACGCTGGGCTCGGTGGTCGGCCGTCTCGAGGGGTCGAACCCGGATGCCCCGGCCCTCCTCATCGGCTCCCATATCGACACGGTGATCGATGCAGGCCGCTATGACGGCACGCTCGGCGTCGTTCTCGGGATCGTCGCCGTCGAGGCGCTTCGTGAGGCCGGTATCGTCCCGTCCTGTCCGATCGAGGTGATCGCGTTCGGCGATGAGGAGAACGCCCGCTTCCCGACTAATCTTTCCAGCTCCTACGCGCTCTCGGGCAACTACAGGTCGGAATGGCTCGATGGCGTCGATCAAGACGGTGTGACCCTCAGGGATGCCCTGACCGGCTTCGGCGGCGATCCTGCGCGCATCGGCGAGATCGCACGCGATCCTAAGCGCTATCGCGGCTATCTCGAAGTGCATATCGAACAGGGACCCCAGCTCGAAGCGGAGGGCCTGCCCGTCGGTCTCGTTTCGGCCATCAACGGCGTCAGCCGGGCGCGCATGTCGGTGATCGGCGAAGCGGGCCATGCCGGCACCGTGCCGATGACGATGCGGCGCGATGCGCTTGCGGCGGCAGCCGAGATGATCGGCGCGGTGGAGCGCACAGGCGCGATCCGCGAGGACACGGTCGCGACCGTCGGCGTCGCAAAGGTGCAGCCCGGAGCCATCAACGTGATCCCGGCTCGCGTCGATCTCACCCTCGATGCCCGCTCGCCCGACGATGCGGTGCGTCACGCCATGGTGGCGGACATTCTCGCCGAATGCGAAGCCATCGCGGAGAAGCGCGGCGTGACGCTCTCGGTCGAGCCCTTCATGGACTCGCCCGCAACCCCCATGGACCGGGCACTGATCGGCCTGCTGGAAGAATCCGTCCGTGAAACAGGCCTCCCCGCGCGACATCTGGCATCCGGCGCCGGACACGATGCGGTCGCGATGGCGGCCCTCTGTCCGGTCGCGATGCTCTTTGTGCGCTGCAAGGGCGGCATCAGTCACAATCCCGCCGAGTCGATCACCGTCGAGGATGCGGACGTGGCAGCGCGCGTTCTGATCGAGACCGTCCGGAAGATCGTTGCGTGA
- a CDS encoding N-acetyltransferase has translation MSCDIALVPTPDEAIHVFLRDRLREFNRNAIDSGHPSGDLAVIIRDGEKEHIIGGLWGRTGRGWLSIELIFVPEELRGQGIARRLLALAEAEGLRRGCHSAWLDTLNPEAALLYERLGYRRFGELKDYPVGNSRIFLQKPLKNKI, from the coding sequence GTGAGCTGCGACATCGCGCTGGTCCCGACGCCCGATGAGGCGATCCACGTTTTCCTTCGCGACAGGCTTCGCGAGTTCAACCGGAATGCGATCGATTCCGGCCATCCCTCCGGCGATCTGGCCGTCATCATTCGCGACGGCGAGAAGGAGCATATCATCGGCGGTTTGTGGGGCCGCACGGGGCGCGGATGGCTGTCCATCGAGCTGATCTTCGTGCCCGAAGAACTGCGCGGACAGGGAATCGCCCGTCGTCTGCTTGCGCTTGCCGAAGCCGAGGGATTGCGGCGCGGCTGCCATTCCGCATGGCTCGACACGCTTAATCCCGAGGCCGCGCTTCTCTACGAACGCCTGGGCTATCGGCGTTTCGGCGAGTTGAAAGATTATCCCGTCGGCAACAGCCGGATCTTTCTGCAGAAGCCGTTGAAAAACAAAATTTAA
- a CDS encoding GNAT family N-acetyltransferase: MTLRVAIRPVSDADGPALIAANLASIHVHEPWVYPCRDAVSFQAYLARSDGERSLGFIARERESRRIVGVVNLNEIVRGLFQSAYLGYYGMAGWQGRGLMSEAVALVVAHAFEGLGLHRIEANIQPGNMSSRALAKRLGFRQEGYSPRYLRIGGEWRDHERWAILSEEWRERA; the protein is encoded by the coding sequence ATGACGCTGCGTGTCGCCATCAGGCCCGTATCGGATGCGGACGGTCCAGCGCTCATTGCTGCGAATCTCGCCAGCATCCACGTTCACGAACCATGGGTCTATCCGTGTCGCGATGCGGTGTCCTTCCAGGCTTATCTGGCGCGCAGCGACGGTGAGCGCTCGCTCGGCTTCATCGCGCGGGAGCGCGAAAGCAGGCGGATCGTCGGGGTCGTCAACCTCAATGAAATCGTGCGGGGACTCTTCCAGAGCGCCTATCTCGGTTACTACGGCATGGCCGGCTGGCAGGGACGGGGCCTCATGAGCGAGGCGGTCGCGCTCGTCGTCGCTCATGCGTTCGAAGGACTTGGCCTGCATCGGATCGAGGCGAATATCCAGCCGGGCAACATGTCGTCCCGCGCCCTCGCGAAGCGGCTGGGGTTCCGGCAGGAGGGCTACTCTCCGCGTTATCTCAGGATCGGCGGAGAATGGCGCGATCACGAGCGCTGGGCCATCCTCTCCGAGGAATGGCGCGAACGGGCTTAA
- the hutH gene encoding histidine ammonia-lyase, which yields MTVKIDGAKLRIGDVVRVARPNGKGRFEKAALHPQARERIAATRDYIDSHWMHDDAPLMYAFNTGVGLFKDQRVLIADMAEYQRKSVYAHATGVGEPFPEDVTRAMMLLRANAFASNYSGPRVELVERLIDFLNAGLHPVIPQKGSVGASGDLAPLAHMAGAVCGFDEAEMVYKERRMPAREAIAKAGFDPDFELGAKDASALINGSTASLALGALATYDARRLLKQADIAMCLSLEAMRGELAAFDPRVHKARPHPGQARIARNLLRILDGSRRCSQAARDVVFPDEARQPGTPASPRVQDVYSLRCTPQVHGPAVEAVEYVERIIGTEMNSATDNPLIFDNGEGGYVSISGGHFHGQYVAQAMDFLAIAMADLGAISERRLARLIDPTMSYGLPRNLLAGKRGLNTGFATVQCSMSALVMENRGLATPGSVDSIPGKSNAEDHVSNSTWCGRKARTIVENVEQIIAGELLMAAQALTLVEPVAKDYPLGKGSTAAFEAIRAVIPPALDGDRWYATEMRQALELVRSGAVVEAVENAVGALE from the coding sequence ATGACGGTCAAGATCGACGGAGCGAAGCTCAGGATCGGCGATGTGGTGCGCGTAGCGCGCCCCAACGGCAAAGGGCGCTTCGAGAAGGCGGCCCTGCACCCGCAGGCCCGGGAGCGGATCGCGGCGACGCGGGATTATATCGACAGCCACTGGATGCATGACGATGCGCCGCTCATGTACGCCTTTAATACCGGCGTCGGGCTGTTCAAGGACCAGCGTGTCCTCATCGCCGACATGGCGGAGTATCAGCGCAAGTCCGTCTATGCCCATGCCACGGGCGTTGGAGAGCCGTTTCCGGAGGATGTGACGCGGGCGATGATGCTGCTGCGCGCCAATGCCTTCGCGTCCAACTATTCCGGCCCTCGCGTCGAGCTCGTGGAGCGGCTCATCGATTTCCTCAATGCCGGCCTGCACCCCGTCATCCCGCAGAAGGGCTCTGTGGGCGCCTCCGGCGATCTGGCGCCGCTTGCCCATATGGCGGGCGCCGTGTGCGGCTTCGACGAGGCCGAGATGGTCTATAAGGAGCGTCGCATGCCGGCGCGCGAGGCCATCGCGAAGGCCGGCTTCGACCCTGATTTCGAGCTCGGCGCCAAGGATGCCTCGGCTCTCATCAACGGCTCGACCGCATCCCTCGCCCTCGGCGCTCTCGCGACCTATGACGCGCGCCGCCTCCTGAAGCAGGCCGACATCGCCATGTGCCTCTCGCTGGAGGCGATGCGCGGAGAGCTGGCGGCTTTCGATCCGCGCGTGCACAAGGCGCGTCCGCATCCCGGTCAGGCGCGGATCGCGCGCAACCTGCTGCGCATTCTCGACGGGTCCCGGCGCTGCTCGCAGGCCGCGCGGGACGTGGTCTTCCCCGACGAGGCGCGCCAGCCCGGCACGCCGGCCTCGCCCCGTGTGCAGGACGTGTATTCCCTGCGCTGCACGCCGCAGGTCCATGGTCCTGCCGTCGAGGCTGTGGAATATGTCGAGCGCATCATCGGCACGGAGATGAACTCCGCGACCGACAATCCGCTGATCTTCGATAACGGCGAGGGCGGCTACGTCTCGATTTCGGGCGGTCATTTCCACGGACAATACGTGGCGCAGGCCATGGATTTCCTGGCAATCGCGATGGCGGATCTCGGCGCGATTTCCGAGCGGCGGCTCGCCCGCCTCATCGACCCCACCATGTCCTATGGCTTGCCGCGCAATCTCCTGGCCGGCAAGCGGGGCCTCAACACGGGCTTCGCCACGGTGCAGTGCTCCATGTCGGCCCTCGTCATGGAAAATCGCGGCCTTGCCACGCCGGGCTCCGTCGATTCCATCCCTGGCAAATCCAATGCCGAGGACCATGTGTCGAACTCGACATGGTGCGGGCGCAAGGCGCGCACCATCGTGGAGAATGTGGAGCAGATCATTGCCGGAGAGCTGCTGATGGCCGCGCAGGCCCTCACGCTCGTCGAGCCCGTGGCGAAGGATTATCCCCTGGGCAAAGGATCAACGGCCGCTTTCGAGGCGATCCGCGCCGTCATCCCGCCGGCGCTCGATGGCGACCGCTGGTATGCGACCGAGATGCGTCAGGCGCTCGAGCTTGTACGCTCCGGCGCCGTCGTGGAAGCCGTTGAGAACGCTGTCGGTGCGTTGGAATAG
- a CDS encoding sn-glycerol-3-phosphate import ATP-binding protein UgpC: MAGVTLDTVRKIYAGNVEAVKGVSLGIEDGSFCVLVGPSGCGKSTLLRMIAGLETISGGTVKIGDRVVNEIEPSERDIAMVFQNYALYPHMSVYDNMAYGLKNRGTPKPEIDKRVKEAARILAIEPFLDRKPRQLSGGQRQRVAMGRAIVRKPQVFLFDEPLSNLDAKLRVQMRVEIKRLQRALGVTSIYVTHDQVEAMTLSDKLVVMSGGQIEQVGTPSEVYRRPETRFVATFIGSPPMNILPGKVEGPGRVSVGGQSIAVADMRDGLTPGSAIEVGLRPEDVQAGAAGTSSLTMDIDFVEELGATQLFHGKVAGADFVVQASTGQISADAGRLTLSIDPANVHLFDPQTTKRLGRV, translated from the coding sequence ATGGCAGGCGTAACGCTCGATACGGTGCGGAAGATCTATGCGGGCAATGTCGAGGCCGTGAAGGGCGTTTCCCTCGGCATCGAGGACGGATCCTTCTGCGTGCTCGTCGGCCCCTCGGGCTGCGGCAAGTCCACGCTCCTGCGCATGATCGCGGGGCTCGAGACGATTTCCGGCGGCACCGTCAAGATCGGCGACCGCGTCGTGAACGAGATCGAGCCTTCCGAGCGCGACATCGCCATGGTGTTCCAGAACTACGCGCTCTATCCGCATATGAGCGTCTACGACAACATGGCTTACGGCCTGAAGAACCGGGGCACCCCGAAGCCCGAGATCGACAAGCGCGTGAAGGAAGCCGCCCGGATCCTCGCCATCGAGCCGTTCCTCGACCGCAAGCCGCGCCAGCTCTCGGGCGGGCAGCGCCAGCGCGTCGCCATGGGCCGCGCCATCGTGCGCAAGCCGCAGGTCTTCCTGTTTGACGAGCCGCTCTCGAACCTCGATGCCAAGCTGCGCGTCCAGATGCGCGTGGAGATCAAGCGCCTTCAGCGGGCCCTGGGCGTGACCTCCATCTACGTGACCCACGATCAGGTCGAGGCCATGACCCTCTCGGACAAGCTCGTGGTGATGAGCGGCGGGCAGATCGAGCAGGTCGGTACGCCCTCGGAGGTCTATCGCCGTCCCGAGACCCGCTTCGTGGCGACCTTCATCGGCTCCCCGCCCATGAACATCCTGCCCGGCAAGGTCGAGGGTCCCGGCCGGGTCTCTGTCGGCGGCCAATCGATCGCCGTCGCCGACATGCGCGACGGGTTGACGCCCGGCTCCGCCATCGAGGTCGGCCTGCGGCCCGAGGACGTGCAGGCCGGAGCGGCCGGTACGAGCAGCCTGACCATGGATATCGACTTCGTCGAGGAGCTCGGCGCAACCCAGCTGTTCCACGGCAAGGTCGCCGGGGCCGATTTCGTCGTGCAGGCCTCCACGGGCCAGATTTCGGCCGATGCAGGCCGCCTGACCCTGTCCATCGACCCTGCCAACGTCCACCTCTTCGACCCGCAGACCACGAAGCGTCTCGGCCGCGTCTGA
- the ugpE gene encoding sn-glycerol-3-phosphate ABC transporter permease UgpE, which translates to MVENRRYRNLVAYFVLFVGVVIVAFPVYLAILASTFDAATISNGNMPLVPGDQAAENYYRTMFVGASRTSREPVGLMMMNSFIMAMGIAVGKIFISVLSAFAVVYFRFPLRMTAFWVIFITLMLPVEVRIYPTYKIVADLGLLDTYTGLILPLIASATGTLLFRQFFMTIPDELLEASKIDGAGPFRFFKDTLLPLSLTTIAALFVIQFIYGWNQYLWPLLITTKSSMQTIVIGIKKMITTQDALTEWQIAMTTAVLAMIPPVLVVVFMQRLFVKGLVETEK; encoded by the coding sequence ATGGTCGAGAACAGACGCTACAGAAACCTCGTCGCCTATTTCGTCCTGTTCGTCGGCGTCGTCATCGTGGCCTTTCCGGTCTACCTGGCGATCCTGGCCTCGACCTTCGATGCGGCAACGATCAGCAACGGCAACATGCCGCTCGTGCCGGGCGACCAGGCCGCCGAGAACTACTATCGGACGATGTTCGTCGGAGCCTCTCGCACCTCCCGCGAGCCTGTAGGCCTCATGATGATGAACTCCTTCATCATGGCGATGGGCATCGCGGTCGGTAAGATTTTCATCTCGGTCCTGTCCGCCTTCGCGGTGGTCTATTTCCGCTTCCCCCTGCGCATGACGGCGTTCTGGGTGATCTTCATCACCCTGATGCTGCCCGTAGAAGTCCGCATCTACCCGACCTACAAGATCGTCGCGGATCTCGGCCTGCTCGACACCTATACGGGCCTCATCCTCCCGCTCATCGCATCCGCGACCGGAACGTTGCTGTTCCGGCAGTTCTTCATGACGATCCCGGACGAGCTGCTTGAGGCCTCCAAGATCGATGGCGCCGGTCCCTTCCGGTTCTTCAAGGACACGCTTCTGCCCCTGTCGCTCACGACGATCGCGGCGCTCTTCGTCATTCAGTTCATCTATGGCTGGAACCAGTATCTCTGGCCGCTCCTGATCACCACGAAGAGCTCGATGCAGACCATCGTGATCGGCATCAAGAAGATGATCACGACGCAGGACGCCCTGACCGAGTGGCAGATCGCCATGACGACGGCCGTTCTCGCCATGATCCCGCCGGTCCTGGTGGTGGTCTTCATGCAGCGCCTCTTCGTGAAGGGGCTCGTGGAAACGGAAAAGTAA
- the ugpA gene encoding sn-glycerol-3-phosphate ABC transporter permease UgpA, whose translation MEKRAFFSSKILPYALLLPQLAITVIFFYLPASQAVWQSFLLEDAFGLSSEFVGFENYRHLFAQPEYYRAMMTTVVFSSSVAILSLACALLLATQADKQLRGGEAYKTLLIWPYAVAPAIAGVLWIFMFHPTLGTLSRPIKAMGIDWNPMLNAKHAMLLLILSATWKQISYNFLFFLAGLQAIPKSVIEAAAIDGSGPIRRFWTIIFPLLSPTTFFLIVVNIVYVFFDTFGIIDAVTGGGPAGQTTTLVYKVYADGRLGGDLGGSAAQSVILMIIVIALTAIQFRYVERKVQY comes from the coding sequence ATGGAAAAACGAGCTTTCTTCTCCAGCAAGATCCTGCCCTATGCGCTGCTTCTCCCGCAGCTCGCGATCACGGTCATCTTCTTCTACCTGCCCGCCAGCCAGGCCGTCTGGCAGTCTTTCCTGCTCGAGGACGCCTTCGGCCTCTCGAGCGAGTTCGTCGGTTTCGAGAACTACCGCCACCTCTTCGCGCAGCCCGAATATTACCGGGCGATGATGACGACGGTCGTGTTCTCCTCCTCGGTCGCCATCCTGTCCCTGGCCTGCGCCCTGCTCCTGGCCACCCAGGCCGACAAGCAGCTGCGCGGCGGCGAGGCCTACAAGACCCTCCTGATCTGGCCCTACGCGGTCGCTCCGGCCATCGCGGGCGTCCTGTGGATCTTCATGTTCCACCCCACCCTCGGCACCCTTTCGCGGCCGATCAAGGCCATGGGCATCGACTGGAACCCGATGCTCAACGCGAAGCACGCCATGCTCCTGCTGATCCTTTCGGCGACCTGGAAGCAGATCAGCTATAACTTCCTGTTCTTCCTTGCCGGCCTGCAGGCGATCCCGAAGAGCGTGATCGAGGCGGCCGCCATCGACGGCTCGGGGCCGATCCGGCGCTTCTGGACGATCATCTTCCCGCTCCTGTCGCCCACGACCTTCTTCCTGATCGTCGTGAACATCGTCTATGTCTTCTTCGACACGTTCGGCATCATCGATGCCGTGACGGGCGGCGGACCGGCCGGCCAGACGACCACCCTGGTCTACAAGGTCTATGCGGATGGGCGCCTCGGCGGCGACCTTGGCGGCTCGGCGGCACAATCCGTGATCCTCATGATCATCGTGATCGCACTCACGGCCATCCAATTCCGTTATGTCGAGCGTAAGGTGCAATACTGA
- the ugpB gene encoding sn-glycerol-3-phosphate ABC transporter substrate-binding protein UgpB, with translation MKHKSFLAALALGLATSTSAFAQTEIQWWHAMTGANNDVVNRLADEFNKSQSDYKVVVSYKGQYADTMNAGIAAFRAGNAPHILQVFEVGTATMMAAKGAIKPVYQLMADAGEKFDPQAYLPTITGYYSTAKGEMLSFPFNSSSMVMWINKDELKKAGVNEIPKTWPEVFEAGKKLKAAGHNTCGFSSAWITWAMIEQFSAWHNVPLSTKANGLDGFDTELKFNSPLHVKHLEKLIELQKDKTFDYSGRDSRSEGRFTSGECAIFLTSSGFYGNVKANAKFDYTSVPMPYYPDVKDAPQNSIIGGASLWVMGGKSAEEYKGVAKFLAFLSDTDRQARLHQESGYLPITKAAYEKTKASGFYEKNPVLQTPLIELTTKEPTENSRGLRLGNMVQLRDVWSEEIEAALAGQKSAKDALDAAVSRGNQILRQFERTVSR, from the coding sequence ATGAAGCATAAGTCCTTCCTCGCCGCGTTGGCTCTGGGCCTCGCGACGAGCACCTCGGCCTTCGCGCAGACGGAAATCCAGTGGTGGCACGCCATGACGGGTGCCAACAACGACGTGGTGAACCGCCTGGCCGACGAGTTCAACAAGTCGCAGAGCGACTATAAGGTCGTCGTGAGCTACAAAGGCCAGTACGCCGACACCATGAATGCCGGCATCGCGGCCTTCCGTGCCGGCAATGCTCCGCACATCCTGCAGGTCTTCGAGGTCGGCACCGCCACCATGATGGCCGCCAAGGGCGCTATCAAGCCGGTCTACCAGCTCATGGCCGATGCGGGCGAGAAGTTCGATCCCCAGGCCTATCTGCCGACGATCACGGGCTACTACTCGACCGCCAAGGGCGAGATGCTATCCTTCCCGTTCAACTCCTCGTCCATGGTCATGTGGATCAACAAGGACGAGCTGAAGAAGGCGGGCGTCAACGAGATTCCGAAGACCTGGCCGGAAGTGTTCGAGGCCGGCAAGAAGCTCAAGGCCGCCGGGCACAATACCTGCGGCTTCAGCTCCGCCTGGATCACCTGGGCCATGATCGAGCAGTTCTCGGCCTGGCACAACGTCCCGCTGTCGACCAAGGCCAACGGCCTCGACGGCTTCGACACGGAGCTGAAGTTCAACTCGCCGCTCCACGTCAAGCACCTCGAGAAGCTGATCGAGCTGCAGAAGGACAAGACCTTCGACTATTCGGGCCGCGACAGCCGCTCCGAGGGCCGCTTCACCTCGGGTGAATGCGCGATCTTCCTGACCTCCTCGGGCTTCTACGGCAACGTGAAGGCGAACGCGAAGTTCGACTACACCTCCGTCCCGATGCCCTATTATCCGGACGTGAAGGACGCCCCGCAGAACTCGATCATCGGCGGCGCTTCCCTGTGGGTCATGGGCGGCAAGTCGGCTGAGGAGTACAAGGGTGTGGCCAAGTTCCTCGCCTTCCTGTCCGATACCGACCGTCAGGCCCGCCTGCACCAGGAATCGGGCTATCTCCCGATCACCAAGGCGGCTTACGAGAAGACCAAGGCTTCGGGCTTCTATGAGAAGAACCCGGTCCTGCAGACGCCTCTGATTGAGCTGACCACCAAGGAGCCGACCGAGAATTCCCGCGGCCTGCGCCTCGGCAACATGGTCCAGCTGCGCGACGTGTGGTCGGAGGAAATCGAGGCGGCGCTGGCCGGCCAGAAGTCGGCCAAGGACGCGCTCGACGCGGCCGTGTCCCGCGGCAACCAGATCCTGCGCCAGTTCGAGCGGACCGTCAGCCGTTAA